A DNA window from Denticeps clupeoides unplaced genomic scaffold, fDenClu1.1, whole genome shotgun sequence contains the following coding sequences:
- the LOC114771704 gene encoding uncharacterized protein LOC114771704, with the protein MSAVAQQVWGWLRPWGDRTRTRKDQDSSWTWRGVTSWVWGAPQEKISQQDVTEEYWEAAEERARPPGWWSRFLPASCRGRLGLLRRVGWDADNNDADVSDYGTPPPSPTALGPQPSTFAFFARSWEGEVLPEHLEICFNFLRHLFDLLVVGFLWTVSPPAKVILDVLGVQGALKLWLHGMAMFFVSTVGMAGLLWLVQEYLPQFALAYGIVQALVISVSVRQSVIIGAGDVDAGKREEDEEEERDEDEVKLPVHRRIKGKTVPV; encoded by the coding sequence ATGAGCGCCGTTGCTCAGCAGGTTTGGGGGTGGCTGCGTCCCTGGGGGgacaggaccaggaccaggaaggACCAGGACAGCAGCTGGACGTGGAGAGGGGTGACCTCCTGGGTTTGGGGGGCACCCCAGGAGAAGATCTCCCAGCAGGACGTGACGGAGGAGTACTGGGAGGCGGCTGAGGAGCGGGCGAGGCCCCCGGGCTGGTGGAGCAGGTTCCTGCCGGCGTCCTGCCGCGGCCGGCTCGGCCTGCTCAGGCGAGTTGGGTGGGACGCGGACAACAACGACGCAGACGTTTCCGACTACGGCACCCCGCCGCCCTCGCCCACCGCCCTCGGCCCCCAGCCGTCCACCTTCGCGTTCTTCGCACGCTCGTGGGAAGGAGAAGTCCTACCTGAACACCTGGAGATCTGCTTCAATTTCCTGCGCCACCTGTTCGACCTGCTGGTGGTCGGCTTCCTGTGGACCGTGTCCCCGCCCGCCAAGGTGATCCTGGACGTTCTGGGCGTGCAGGGCGCCCTGAAGCTGTGGCTCCACGGCATGGCCATGTTCTTCGTCTCTACGGTGGGCATGGCTGGCCTCCTGTGGCTGGTTCAGGAGTACCTGCCGCAGTTCGCCTTGGCGTACGGAATCGTCCAGGCCCTGGTGATCTCCGTCAGCGTGCGGCAGAGCGTGATCATCGGAGCAGGGGACGTGGACGCGGGGAAGcgggaggaggatgaggaggaggaacggGACGAGGACGAAGTGAAGCTGCCAGTTCACAGACGCATTAAAGGGAAGACCGTACCCGTTTAA